In a genomic window of Pseudomonas mohnii:
- a CDS encoding AraC family transcriptional regulator produces MSGSNTETPGDDISLREEALQPTTIGSYTVAIARALDASGVDSKRIFLAMGIPLDVSTDPMTRLPAATMTRLYRACVDVTNNPYFGLTVARHIHLTHLHALGYSLAASGTLMDFCRRLERYFRLVSQVAKVSLTQTDEHVLMRFDHLLELSSETEDAFFGFLIRTMRLIYKQEFKPVRVELRRPMPHEGATPYETLFRAPVLFGQASSLLVFDRADLMQALSGSCPELAQVNDNIIISYLARLDKSDVITGVTQKIIEFLPDGDCTRDKVASALFMSPTTLQLKLSQRGTSFQQLLDDTRKELACSYLSQASRPVTEITFLLGFSDTSNFTRAFKRWTGLSPTDFRQQG; encoded by the coding sequence ATGTCAGGTTCGAACACGGAGACGCCGGGCGACGATATTTCGTTGCGTGAAGAGGCGTTACAACCCACGACCATTGGCAGCTATACCGTGGCAATTGCCCGGGCGCTGGACGCCAGCGGTGTGGACAGCAAACGGATTTTTTTGGCCATGGGCATTCCACTGGATGTCTCTACCGACCCGATGACCCGCTTGCCGGCGGCGACGATGACGCGTCTGTATCGAGCCTGCGTCGATGTGACCAACAACCCGTATTTCGGGCTGACCGTGGCCAGGCATATTCACCTGACCCACCTGCATGCCCTGGGTTATTCGCTGGCGGCCAGCGGCACGCTGATGGACTTCTGCCGACGCCTGGAGCGCTACTTCCGCCTGGTGTCCCAGGTGGCCAAGGTCAGCCTCACTCAGACTGACGAACACGTGCTGATGCGCTTCGACCATCTGCTCGAGCTCAGCAGCGAAACCGAGGACGCATTTTTCGGCTTCCTGATTCGGACCATGCGCTTGATCTACAAGCAGGAATTCAAGCCGGTACGCGTGGAGTTGCGCCGGCCGATGCCCCATGAGGGCGCCACCCCGTACGAAACCTTGTTCAGGGCACCGGTCTTGTTCGGCCAGGCCAGCAGCCTGCTGGTTTTCGACAGGGCGGACTTGATGCAGGCGCTCAGTGGTTCCTGCCCGGAACTGGCGCAGGTCAACGACAACATCATCATCAGCTATCTGGCGCGCCTGGATAAAAGCGACGTGATTACCGGCGTGACCCAGAAGATCATCGAGTTTCTCCCGGACGGTGACTGCACCCGGGACAAGGTGGCGAGTGCCTTGTTCATGAGCCCGACCACGCTGCAGTTGAAGCTGTCCCAACGCGGTACCAGTTTCCAGCAATTGCTCGATGACACCCGAAAGGAACTGGCCTGCAGCTACCTGAGCCAGGCGTCCCGCCCGGTCACGGAAATCACCTTCCTGCTGGGTTTCAGCGACACCAGCAACTTCACCCGCGCCTTCAAGCGATGGACCGGGTTGTCACCGACGGATTTTCGTCAGCAGGGTTGA
- a CDS encoding GMC family oxidoreductase: MNLNAEFDYIVIGAGAAGCAVASRLSQDPSISVCLLEAGGPDTHPLVHMPAGVAAMVPTSINNWQYQTVPQPGLNGRVGYQPRGKTLGGSSSINAMAYHRGHPEDFNRWAALGNPGWSYQEVLPFFKRAEHNEHFKDELHGQHGPLNVRFHSSPNPFGETFVEAGLQAGYPACPDQNGANMEGFGRVQVMQKDGQRCSAAKAYLTPNRHRANLRIETHAHATRIIFEGKRAVGIEFVQKGVKRSLRARHELILSSGAFNSPQLLLLSGVGPAGDLLKLDIPVVHELPGVGQNLVDHIDYVHSYRVKSRKLIGLSLAGIWDMAKAVMGYWRHRTGPLTTNFAEACAFVKTRSPLPQADIELALTVAMFADHGRTLYRGHGLSVHACLLHPKSVGQLKLTSADPMEPPLIDPAFLTHPDDIKTLIDGYRVIEKVMGTKAFKAFNPRSVIETPMSTDAEIEQVLRNRSDTLYHPVGTCKMGSDDMAVVDARLKVHGLEGLRVVDASIMPTIIGCSTTAATIMIGEKAADFIRQDREASTAASSEDNHESSTRHHPA; the protein is encoded by the coding sequence ATGAACCTGAACGCAGAATTCGATTACATCGTGATCGGCGCGGGCGCTGCCGGCTGTGCAGTCGCCAGTCGACTGTCGCAGGACCCGTCTATTTCGGTGTGCTTGCTGGAAGCCGGTGGCCCCGATACCCATCCGCTGGTGCACATGCCCGCCGGTGTCGCCGCCATGGTGCCCACATCGATCAATAACTGGCAGTACCAGACAGTGCCGCAACCGGGCTTGAACGGCCGTGTCGGCTATCAGCCACGGGGCAAGACCCTGGGCGGTAGTTCGTCGATCAACGCCATGGCCTACCACCGTGGTCATCCTGAAGATTTCAACCGCTGGGCGGCACTGGGCAACCCGGGCTGGAGCTACCAGGAGGTGCTGCCGTTCTTCAAGCGCGCCGAGCACAACGAACACTTCAAGGATGAGCTGCACGGACAGCACGGCCCGCTCAACGTGCGCTTCCACTCCTCGCCCAACCCGTTCGGCGAAACCTTCGTCGAGGCCGGCCTGCAGGCCGGTTACCCGGCTTGCCCGGACCAGAACGGCGCAAACATGGAAGGCTTCGGTCGAGTCCAAGTGATGCAAAAGGACGGACAGCGTTGCAGCGCGGCCAAAGCCTACCTCACGCCTAACCGTCACCGGGCCAATCTGCGCATAGAAACCCATGCCCACGCCACGCGCATCATTTTCGAGGGCAAGCGCGCCGTCGGCATTGAGTTCGTGCAAAAAGGCGTCAAGCGCTCCCTGCGGGCGCGGCACGAACTGATCCTGAGTTCCGGCGCCTTCAACTCTCCGCAACTGTTGTTGCTGTCCGGTGTAGGCCCTGCCGGCGACTTGCTCAAACTTGATATCCCGGTGGTACATGAACTGCCAGGCGTGGGCCAGAACCTGGTCGATCACATCGATTACGTGCACTCCTACCGCGTCAAGTCGCGCAAACTGATCGGCCTGTCGCTGGCGGGCATCTGGGACATGGCCAAAGCCGTCATGGGCTACTGGCGCCATCGCACGGGCCCGCTGACCACCAATTTTGCCGAGGCCTGCGCTTTCGTCAAAACCCGTTCGCCGTTGCCACAGGCCGATATCGAACTGGCCCTGACCGTCGCCATGTTCGCCGACCACGGCCGCACGCTGTATCGCGGTCACGGCCTCAGTGTGCATGCCTGCCTGCTGCACCCCAAAAGCGTCGGACAACTGAAACTGACGAGCGCCGACCCGATGGAGCCACCGCTGATCGACCCGGCGTTCCTGACCCACCCAGACGACATCAAGACGCTGATCGACGGCTATCGCGTGATCGAAAAGGTCATGGGGACCAAAGCCTTCAAGGCCTTCAATCCGCGAAGTGTGATTGAAACGCCGATGAGCACCGACGCCGAGATCGAACAAGTGCTGCGCAATCGCTCCGATACCCTGTATCACCCGGTGGGCACCTGCAAAATGGGCAGCGACGACATGGCCGTCGTCGACGCGCGCTTGAAAGTGCATGGCCTGGAAGGCTTGCGAGTCGTCGATGCCTCGATCATGCCGACTATCATTGGTTGTAGCACCACTGCCGCCACCATAATGATCGGCGAAAAAGCCGCCGATTTTATCCGCCAGGATCGCGAAGCCAGCACCGCCGCTTCATCGGAGGACAACCATGAATCCAGCACGCGCCATCACCCCGCATAA
- a CDS encoding DUF1302 domain-containing protein, whose product MNNNNKICHPNLRRGLLASAVFAGLGMTPVQAFEFDTGNEDVSVRFDNTLKFNYAQRVEAPNSKLANSWNNNDGNRNFSSGSPVAQRLDVLSELDVVYKKQMGFRVSANSWYDHAYEDVGSFNPSTNQLNNGKPDANHQSGYADRYYNGPSSEILDAFVFGSTEIGDESLLSGKAGKHTLYWGESVLAFAHGNSYGQSGLDLSKALAVPGTEAKELFIPRNQLSTSFTVNPELTLAAQYFLDWDAARLPESGTYLGFNDGLQSGGHNLSLIAAQNPRFGTPGPLGANQFLRLTNGHTYTPHNSGDFGLMAKWSPAWLDGTMGVYYRKTSDILPNLVLQPVAVGPAQLASGNAGSYNQFYVDDIDVYGFSLSKNVAGVSVGFDLNYRHNMPLSSVPATVNPTLGAANAPGFIASFDGDNGVARGNTVHAVLNGLTTFGETPLWDTSTLLVELGYSRWLDVTENKQLFKGEDWYHGVDKVSKDNYIIGMNFNPTWYQVFPGIDMFLPVSYNVGLAGQSAVQLGGNKGTGSYSVGVGMDVHSQYRFDLKYVDNFGDFDTCGSAGGAAVHGDGAAPGANGQYNCVPGQTTAFAGTPAQLKDRGMVTFTFKTTL is encoded by the coding sequence ATGAATAACAACAATAAGATCTGCCATCCAAATCTGCGGCGCGGGCTGCTGGCATCGGCGGTTTTCGCCGGGTTGGGAATGACGCCTGTGCAGGCGTTCGAGTTCGATACCGGAAATGAGGACGTTTCGGTTCGCTTCGACAACACCTTGAAATTCAACTACGCCCAGCGGGTCGAAGCGCCGAACAGCAAACTGGCCAACTCGTGGAATAACAACGACGGTAATCGCAATTTCTCTTCCGGCAGCCCTGTTGCCCAGCGCCTCGATGTGCTGTCGGAACTGGACGTGGTGTACAAGAAACAGATGGGCTTTCGGGTCAGTGCCAACAGCTGGTACGACCATGCCTATGAAGATGTGGGCAGCTTCAACCCATCGACCAACCAGCTGAATAATGGCAAGCCCGACGCCAACCATCAGAGCGGCTATGCCGACCGTTACTACAATGGTCCGTCCTCGGAAATTCTCGACGCCTTTGTCTTCGGCAGTACCGAGATCGGCGACGAATCCCTGTTGAGCGGTAAGGCCGGCAAACACACGCTGTATTGGGGTGAAAGCGTGCTGGCCTTTGCCCACGGCAACAGTTATGGCCAGTCAGGCCTGGATTTGTCCAAGGCACTGGCTGTACCGGGCACCGAAGCCAAAGAGTTGTTCATTCCGCGTAACCAGCTGTCCACAAGCTTTACCGTCAACCCGGAACTGACCCTCGCCGCGCAGTACTTCCTCGACTGGGACGCCGCGCGTCTGCCGGAGTCAGGCACGTACCTGGGATTCAACGACGGCCTGCAGAGTGGCGGGCATAACCTGTCGCTGATCGCTGCGCAGAATCCACGTTTCGGTACCCCGGGACCGTTGGGCGCCAATCAGTTCCTGCGCCTGACCAACGGCCACACCTACACCCCTCATAACAGTGGCGACTTCGGTCTGATGGCCAAGTGGAGCCCGGCGTGGCTCGACGGCACCATGGGCGTTTACTACCGCAAGACTTCGGACATCCTGCCCAACCTGGTGCTGCAACCGGTCGCCGTCGGCCCGGCTCAACTGGCTTCGGGCAATGCCGGCAGTTACAACCAGTTCTACGTGGATGACATCGACGTCTATGGGTTCAGCCTGTCGAAAAACGTCGCAGGTGTGAGTGTCGGTTTCGATCTGAACTATCGCCACAACATGCCACTGTCCAGCGTGCCGGCCACCGTCAACCCGACCTTGGGTGCGGCGAATGCCCCTGGCTTCATAGCCAGCTTTGATGGCGACAACGGTGTCGCGCGGGGTAATACCGTGCACGCCGTGCTCAACGGTTTGACCACCTTTGGCGAAACGCCTCTATGGGATACGTCGACGTTGCTGGTTGAGCTCGGCTATAGCCGCTGGCTCGACGTGACCGAGAACAAGCAACTGTTCAAGGGCGAGGACTGGTATCACGGCGTCGATAAGGTGTCCAAGGACAACTACATCATCGGCATGAACTTCAACCCGACCTGGTATCAGGTATTTCCCGGCATCGATATGTTCCTGCCGGTCAGCTACAACGTCGGTCTCGCCGGTCAGTCCGCCGTGCAATTGGGCGGTAACAAAGGCACCGGCAGTTACTCGGTCGGCGTCGGCATGGACGTGCACAGCCAATACCGCTTCGATCTCAAATACGTCGATAACTTCGGCGATTTCGACACCTGCGGATCTGCCGGCGGCGCTGCGGTGCATGGCGATGGTGCCGCCCCTGGTGCCAACGGCCAGTACAACTGCGTTCCGGGCCAGACCACGGCATTTGCGGGTACCCCGGCCCAGCTCAAGGATCGCGGCATGGTCACTTTCACTTTCAAAACCACCCTCTGA